Proteins encoded together in one Penicillium digitatum chromosome 1, complete sequence window:
- a CDS encoding GARP complex subunit Vps53, putative, which translates to MLPNEEPSLDALDAVDYDPIEHLNAVFSHPSTLSSVSQIADSLNECEDGLDDDIGMLVEEQVISNADSVERIQAAKADLSELFKKIDDVRERALKTEQAITDMTAEIKQLDNAKKNLTLSMTALKRLQMLTTAYDQLQALSRTRQYGECAQLLQAVIQLMAHFKSYRSIEQIAILSRNVADIQRDLQEQVCEDFELAFAKGEVGPKRAMLAESCLVADALGEHARSRLVTWYCNTQLREYRQVFRNNEEAGSLDNISRRYSWFRRILKIYDEENAAIFPASWRVNEVLTNAFCEGTREDFKGILSRSVRSGQTIDVNLLLSCLQETLDFEHSLERRFASSSRASVDTFASTEPPVFNQSISEAFEPYLSVWVEAQDRQLAALLPKYRQQPLKVPDEEFSSHSVISSSTELFTFYRHALQQCAKLSTGGSLAELAKVFAKYLDQYAQQVLLNYISERPTVHTPSRVPSVEDYISVLNTADYCYTTCTQLEEKIRGRLDENLKQSVDLQSQADSFMGIASAAVRGLVRQVEVDLEPSWREMRNTPWAKIEAVSDQSSYVSEMLSRTKEKATGILQLLHKQQYARAFSDHLVELISSQFISNVFQCRPLSETGAEQMLLDSYTIKSGLSSLLPAPAPVGFVKRVNNSFFKIETLLKTLQVRPSPPEALVQAYLIHIADRNNNNFRKILDLKGIRSRQDQNHLVELFQLHRASDRYASSLQQSNPILAALQGPPVTATSSVSQGLGLGSAAAVMPSRFDASMLGSALISAAKDGVDRFGNPSLSTLGASVVGATGTAASTAGGTSPSGTLSPSLASSALQFNLMQTPTELASGNLNENLKNIGKFFRRDLGGFGGRFGRSTEDGA; encoded by the exons ATGTTGCCAAACGAAGAACCAAGCCTCGATGCCTTGGATGCGG TGGACTACGATCCGATTGAACACTTGAATGCAGTTTTCTCCCATCCGTCCACCTTATCCTCCGTTTCTCAGATCGCCGACTCCCTGAACGAGTGCGAAGATGGGCTGGACGATGACATCGGCATGCTGGTGGAGGAGCAGGTCATCTCCAATGCCGATAGCGTGGAACGAATCCAGGCAGCTAAGGCTGACCTATCCGAGCTGTTCAAGAAGATCGATGACGTGCGTGAGCGCGCATTGAAGACCGAGCAGGCAATCACCGATATGACAGCCGAAATCAAGCAATTAGACAACGCGAAGAAGAACCTCACACTGTCGATGACGGCGCTCAAGCGCCTCCAGATGTTGACTACAGCATATgaccagcttcaagctcTCAGCCGGACGCGGCAATATGGAGAATGTGCACAGCTACTCCAAGCTGTCATTCAGCTCATGGCCCATTTCAAGTCTTACCGATCCATTGAACAAATTGCAATTCTTAGTCGGAATGTCGCGGACATACAACGGGACCTCCAGGAGCAGGTCTGTGAAGACTTTGAACTGGCCTTCGCCAAGGGAGAGGTCGGCCCGAAGCGCGCGATGCTCGCTGAGTCGTGTCTGGTCGCAGATGCTCTGGGTGAACACGCACGGTCCCGACTAGTGACTTGGTATTGCAATACACAGCTACGTGAGTACCGGCAGGTCTTCCGGAACAATGAGGAGGCTGGATCATTGGACAACATCTCCCGTCGATATTCATGGTTCCGGCGCATTTTGAAGATATATGATGAAGAGAATGCGGCCATTTTCCCGGCTTCATGGAGGGTTAATGAGGTATTAACTAATGCCTTCTGTGAGGGTACACGAGAGGATTTCAAGGGTATTCTATCTCGATCTGTACGAAGCGGACAGACTATAGATGTCAATTTGCTCCTCTCATGCTTGCAAGAGACACTTGATTTCGAGCATTCCCTTGAACGCCGCTTCGCCTCTTCATCGCGTGCATCTGTTGATACATTCGCCTCCACCGAACCACCTGTGTTCAACCAGTCGATTTCCGAGGCCTTCGAGCCATACCTCAGTGTCTGGGTCGAGGCTCAAGACAGGCAACTTGCAGCCCTGCTACCGAAATACCGCCAACAACCGCTCAAGGTACCGGATGAGGAGTTCAGCTCGCATAGTGTAatatcatcttcgaccgagCTATTCACTTTCTATCGGCACGCTTTGCAACAATGCGCCAAGCTCTCAACTGGTGGCAGTCTGGCGGAGCTAGCCAAGGTGTTCGCCAAATATCTGGACCAATATGCTCAGCAGGTCCTTCTCAATTACATAAGTGAACGACCAACAGTTCACACGCCATCTAGGGTGCCCTCGGTGGAAGATTATATTTCAGTCTTGAACACTGCTGATTACTGCTACACGACTTGCACCCAATTGGAAGAGAAGATTAGGGGTAGATTGGATGAGAATTTGAAGCAATCCGTGGATTTGCAAAGTCAGGCAGACTCTTTCATGGGCATTGCCTCTGCTGCTGTACGAGGCCTCGTGCGCCAAGTCGAAGTCGATCTCGAGCCTTCCTGGCGCGAGATGCGTAATACCCCTTGGGCTAAAATCGAGGCTGTCAGTGATCAAAGTTCGTATGTGAGTGAGATGCTCTCCCGGACAAAGGAGAAGGCAACAGGGATTTTGCAATTGCTGCATAAGCAGCAGTATGCGCGTGCCTTCTCCGATCATCTGGTTGAGCTCATCTCGAGCCAGTTCATTAGCAATGTCTTCCAATGCAGGCCTCTTTCAGAAACTGGCGCCGAACAG ATGCTTCTCGATTCCTATACTATCAAGAGCGGTCTTTCATCCCTCCTGCCTGCACCAGCGCCCGTCGGCTTTGTCAAACGTGTGAACAACAGCTTCTTCAAAATCGAGACTCTTCTCAAAACCCTCCAGGTCCGGCCGTCACCACCGGAAGCCCTTGTGCAAGCATACCTCATCCACATTGCCGACCGTAATAACAACAACTTCCGCAAAATTCTCGATCTCAAAGGCATCCGCAGCCGCCAAGATCAAAATCACCTTGTGGAGTTATTCCAGCTTCACCGTGCATCCGACCGCTATGCATCCAGCCTCCAGCAGAGCAATCCAATCCTCGCCGCTCTCCAAGGGCCACCCGTCACCGCCACCAGCTCCGTATCCCAAGGATTGGGTCTAGGCAGCGCCGCCGCAGTCATGCCCTCCCGCTTTGACGCCTCCATGCTCGGCTCTGCCTTGATTTCCGCTGCTAAAGACGGTGTTGACCGCTTCGGAAACCCCAGTCTCAGCACTCTGGGTGCTAGTGTAGTTGGAGCTACTGGGACAGCTGCATCAACGGCTGGCGGGACCAGCCCATCAGGCACTTTGTCCCCTTCCCTGGCCAGCTCGGCCCTACAATTTAATCTCATGCAAACACCAACAGAACTTGCATCAGGAAACCTCAATGAGAACCTTAAGAATATTGGCAAGTTCTTCCGCCGCGATCTTGGCGGTTTTGGAGGCCGGTTCGGGCGGAGTACTGAGGATGGTGCGTAG
- a CDS encoding ASST-domain-containing protein, which translates to MLPLTILALATSLSLVCADGQFRSRPDLAPPKLNITIPATDDVAPGYIFIGAYPGFEGARAGPEQPAGYIFRNNGDMVWSSLGYLAGWVGNFQAVRYKGQPVLQAFQGSLDPFHGHGYGTPVLLDQSYNQVAKLQSLTHKLISIHEFKIVNEKTALVEIYQPKAIDLTPYGGRDEEVWIVDGVFQEIDIETGKLLFEGHTLDFASPADSYIPLRSGRAFTGLNASDAWDYFHINSVDKNDEGDYLISGRHMSALYKISGKTGGLLWQLGGGNTTFVHNFNFGYQHDARFLNQSADGTVETISFFDNSARSDRQRTGGVDYLHPHSRARIVQLNHTDGTAIEVQTFNPPDLLSAPSQGNAQVLENGNVFVNWGQAGAVTEFTADGSPIFHAYLDSGILALGAQSYRGFRYEWDGYPRETPALVVIQDGDQTAAYVSWNGDTHTHSWRFYTRCRSVSWGNSERVRTYQVGEVERVSFESSLVFSTTIARCTEEGQVFAEAIDANGAVLVTTDAVRIQVSGKSAYLNAQQAEQYAVRGL; encoded by the exons ATGTTGCCTTTGACGATTCTCGCTCTGGCTACGAGCTTAAGTCTCGTTTGTGCCGATGGGCAATTCCGCTCTCGTCCAGATCTTGCACCTCCAAAATTAAACATCACCATCCCCGCTACAGATGATGTGGCGCCTGGTTATATATTTATCGGCGCTTATCCCGGCTTCGAGGGCGCTCGTGCAGGCCCCGAGCAACCTGCCGGCTACATTTTCAGGAACAATGGCGACATGGTCTGGTCAAGCTTGGGCTACTTAGCTGGTTGGGTTGGAAACTTCCAGGCTGTACGCTACAAGGGCCAACCGGTTCTACAGGCTTTCCAAGGCTCCCTTGATCCCTTCCATGGCCACGGTTACGGCACTCCTGTTCTCCTCGACCAGTCTTATAACCAGGTTGCCAAGCTGCAGTCTCTAACCCACAAGCTGATCTCTATCCACGAGTTCAAGATCGTCAACGAGAAGACTGCACTAGTGGAGATATACCAACCGAAGGCGATTGACCTAACTCCGTATGGCGGGCGTGACGAGGAGGTGTGGATTGTCGATGGCGTTTTCCAAGAAATCGATATCGAGACTGGAAAGCTCCTCTTTGAGGGTCATACTCTGGATTTTGCTTCCCCTGCAG ATAGCTATATTCCTCTTCGCTCTGGCCGAGCTTTCACTGGACTGAACGCAAGTGACGCTTGGGATTATTTCCACATCAACAGCGTCGACAAGAACGATGAAGGTGACTACCTTATCTCTGGTCGTCATATGAGCGCCCTGTACAAGATCAGCGGAAAGACTGGAGGCTTGCTGTGGCAGCTCGGCGGTGGCAATACCACGTTTGTGCACAACTTCAACTTCGGCTACCAACACGACGCTCGGTTTTTGAACCAATCGGCGGACGGTACTGTCGAAACCATCTCCTTCTTTGACAACTCTGCTCGCTCCGACCGTCAGCGAACCGGCGGCGTGGACTACCTACACCCCCACTCCCGGGCAAGGATTGTCCAGCTGAACCACACCGATGGGACTGCAATTGAGGTACAGACCTTCAATCCTCCGGATTTGCTCTCAGCCCCTTCGCAGGGCAATGCCCAAGTCCTCGAGAATGGAAATGTCTTCGTCAACTGGGGTCAGGCTGGCGCTGTCACTGAATTCACGGCCGATGGCAGTCCAATCTTCCACGCGTACCTTGACTCTGGCATCCTTGCTCTTGGTGCACAAAGCTACAGAGGCTTCCGCTACGAGTGGGACGGATATCCAAGGGAGACTCCTGCTCTGGTGGTCATCCAAGACGGCGACCAAACTGCGGCGTACGTGAGTTGGAACGGCGATACTCATACGCATTCCTGGAGGTTCTATACCCGGTGCAGAAGTGTTTCTTGGGGTAACAGTGAGAGGGTGAGAACCTACCAAGTTGGGGAGGTTGAGCGGGTCTCGTTCGAATCTAGCCTGGTGTTCTCCACTACCATTGCGCGGTGTACGGAGGAAGGCCAGGTCTTCGCAGAGGCCATCGACGCTAATGGTGCTGTTCTGGTTACTACTGATGCTGTTCGCATACAGGTCTCTGGCAAATCAGCGTATCTCAATGCTCAACAGGCTGAGCAGTATGCTGTGAGGGGTCTGTAA
- a CDS encoding Transcriptional regulator produces MNPQIPQQSQSPEYTIRTHRPGDIGWIIHRHAALYENEQGWGTKMEALVCKVGAEFLDNYDVSIDRCWIAERNDEFLGCAVLVRDRELIDTAKLRLLLVEPSARGLGLGRALIEQCTRFARETGYARIRLWMQNVLVSARRLYANEGYRLVSAEDHVVLGRGILGIVGSWFCEGDVYFRKGKVNLDESCAEFGMLSLEFLDSALVLRFGLLENVI; encoded by the coding sequence ATGAATCCCCAAATCCCTCAACAATCCCAATCCCCTGAGTATACCATCCGCACCCACCGACCAGGAGACATAGGCTGGATAATCCATCGTCACGCAGCACTATACGAAAACGAACAAGGCTGGGGCACAAAAATGGAAGCTCTAGTATGCAAAGTGGGCGCAGAATTTCTGGATAACTACGACGTATCCATAGACCGGTGCTGGATCGCGGAGCGCAACGACGAGTTCTTGGGCTGTGCCGTTCTTGTCCGAGACAGAGAGCTTATCGACACAGCCAAACTACGCCTGCTTCTTGTTGAGCCTAGTGCGCGGGGCCTTGGGCTTGGCCGTGCTTTGATTGAGCAGTGTACGCGGTTTGCGCGCGAGACGGGGTACGCGCGGATTCGACTTTGGATGCAGAATGTTCTTGTTTCGGCTAGGAGGCTATATGCAAATGAAGGGTATCGGCTTGTTAGTGCTGAGGATCATGTGGTTTTGGGGAGGGGCATTTTGGGGATTGTTGGGAGTTGGTTCTGTGAGGGAGATGTCTACTTCCGAAAAGGGAAAGTGAATCTAGATGAGTCGTGTGCAGAGTTCGGAATGCTTTCTCTTGAATTTTTGGATTCAGCACTTGTCTTGAGATTCGGACTTCTAGAAAATGTAATATGA
- a CDS encoding vitamin H transporter, whose product MPQSISHPRPLIGGGRWKYFTKHQEHLLTQRLAIKGTQGSSDSERPSVKLVLQAFSNFRFGFGRIQSNALASVGYFGNVFWTLGLAWIGEKTNWRGPMVLMSTCWSVATYSCMNIVPSLHGRWAKFVLVSLTNVGGTTVHVLNVGWLVYHTKSKTTRGGNSALMVMAANLGGRSGAQVLRQEDAPLYKHGFRNISCITAGCWIVAALLAVVYFYDERREREKSERGTVKEYDMGTAL is encoded by the exons ATGCCCCAATCCATTTCCCACCCTCGGCCCTTGATTGGGGGAGGCCGTTGGAAATACTTTACCAAGCACCAAGAGCATCTCTTAACCCAACGTTTGGCAATCAAAGGGACTCAAGGTTCAAGTGATAGTGAGCGACCTTCCGTGAAACTCGTGCTCCAAGCCTTTTCCAACTTTCGA TTCGGTTTCGGACGAATTCAATCGAATGCGTTGGCCTCTGTTGGTTATTTTGGAAATGTTTTCTGGACTCTCGGGCTGGCCTGGATTGG TGAGAAGACCAACTGGAGAGGCCCAATGGTCTTGATGTCCACTTGCTGGAGTGTGGCCACTTACAGTTGCATGAATATCGTTCCTTCTCTCCACGGAAGATGGGCTAAGTTTGTCCTTGTGTCGCTTACCAATGTCGGCGGCACGACAGTGCA CGTGCTCAACGTTGGATGGCTCGTGTATCACACTAAATCGAAAACCACCAGAGGCGGAAACAGCGC ACTCATGGTGATGGCTGCCAATCTCGGTGGCCGTTCCGGTGCGCAAGTTCTTCGTCAAGAAGATGCGCCACTCTACAAGCACGGTTTTAGGAACATATCGTGCATCACTGCCGGCTGTTGGATTGTCGCTGCGCTTCTCGCGGTTGTTTACTTCTACGATGAACGGCGTGAGCGCGAGAAAAGTGAGCGAGGTACTGTCAAGGAATACGACATGGGCACGGCCTTGTGA